From a region of the Panicum virgatum strain AP13 chromosome 2K, P.virgatum_v5, whole genome shotgun sequence genome:
- the LOC120680673 gene encoding putative protein TPRXL, which translates to METAQEREVQLLQRRQAWPFHTMGMGMGMATAGGGCFDGYGGGGDCFVLGWEQQQQHPAPAAFGCFGLLAADVHDLFPLFAGMESPLPVVVPSSSALAAAPPASAPAHDAVAAVPGELDDLLLNFWDAGCPDGDVGEQRHDDAFNSSCVRHEQATTTCPAAAAATNSSSFHYDDGDDPLSSIFCTGPTPLPAEKAVVFQAPAAEPLLSSSSSNSNCRGAPRAGGSGGAPAPAPAHAQAQGVAATPTPTPGASRARTSPLPRSSGTTSTPSRKRATREEAESSSAAAECGRGESSKRRRGAAAAGVLCPFALLKPDGLDGGATLADINARILMRPARPVRHPVGEFACAPRVSADQPGISGKAVSSFTRLHTPGRGTITIIRTRG; encoded by the exons ATGGAGACGGCGCAGGAAAGGGAGGTGCAGCTGCTGCAGAGGAGGCAGGCGTGGCCGTTCCACACgatggggatggggatggggatggcgacggccggcggcggttgcTTCgacggctacggcggcggcggcgactgcttcgtgcttgggtgggagcagcagcagcagcacccggcgccggcggcattcGGCTGCttcggcctcctcgccgccgacgtccaCGACCTCTTCCCACTCT TCGCGGGCATGGAGTCGCCGCTGCCGGTGGTGGtgccctcctcctcggcgctggctgccgccccgccggcgtcggcgccggcgcacgACGCGGTGGCCGCGgtccccggcgagctcgacgaccTCCTCCTG AACTTCTGGGACGCGGGCTGCCCCGACGGCGACGTGGGCGAGCAGCGGCACGACGACGCCTTCAATTCCAGCTGCGTCAGGCACGAGCAGGCGACGACGACctgccccgccgctgccgccgccaccaactcCTCCTCCTTCCACT ACGACGATGGCGACGATCCCTTGAGCTCCATTTTCTGCACCGGGCCCACGCCGCTGCCCGCGGAGAAAGCGGTGGTGTTCCAGGCCCCCGCCGCAGAGCCCCTCCTCAGCTCGTCGTCCTCCAACTCCAACTGCCGCGgggccccgcgcgccggcggctcgGGCGGGGCCCCGGCGCCCGCTCCCGCTCACGCTCAGGCTCAGGGCGTCGCGgccacgccgacgccgacgccgggcGCCTCGCGGGCGCGGACCTCGCCGCTGCCGAGGAGCTCCGGCACCACCTCCACCCCGTCGCGGAAACGCGCGACACGCGAAG AAGCAGAGTcgtcatcggcggcggcggagtgcgGCCGGGGCGAGAGCAGCAAGCGGcggaggggggcggcggcggcgggggtgctgTGCCCGTTCGCGCTGCTGAAGCCCgacggcctggacggcggcgcgacgcTGGCGGACATCAACGCGCGCATCCTGATGCGCCCCGCGCGCCCCGTCCGGCACCCCGTGGGCGAGTTCGCGTGCGCGCCGCGGGTGTCCGCCGACCAGCCCGGCATCTCCGGCAAGGCCGTGTCCAGCTTCACGCGCCTGCACACCCCCGGCCGCGGCACCATCACCATCATAAGGACGCGAGGCTAG